The Neobacillus sp. OS1-2 genome includes a window with the following:
- a CDS encoding VOC family protein produces the protein MNFASVRIITDDVDRLVKFYERVMGVSAERPAPVFAEFILPSCTLAIGHSQTVPLFGTGSAVAADNHTVIIEFRVHNVDAEYERLKPFVDEWVKKPTTMPWGNRAMLFRDPDGNLVNLFSPVTEEAIKRFSRRG, from the coding sequence GTGAATTTTGCTTCTGTACGCATCATTACGGACGACGTGGATCGTCTTGTCAAGTTCTATGAAAGAGTCATGGGTGTTTCGGCGGAACGCCCCGCGCCAGTCTTTGCCGAATTCATTCTTCCATCGTGCACCCTTGCAATCGGTCATTCGCAGACGGTGCCACTGTTTGGCACTGGTTCCGCAGTGGCGGCCGATAATCACACCGTCATCATCGAGTTCCGCGTCCACAATGTCGATGCCGAATACGAGCGCTTGAAACCGTTTGTCGACGAGTGGGTAAAGAAACCGACCACGATGCCGTGGGGGAACCGTGCTATGTTGTTCCGTGATCCCGACGGAAACCTCGTTAACCTCTTCAGTCCTGTGACCGAGGAAGCTATCAAACGGTTCAGCAGAAGGGGTTGA
- the vanY gene encoding VanY-A/VanY-F/VanY-M family D-Ala-D-Ala carboxypeptidase, producing the protein MKKWFFLFVIGFASIYLFHYLQDEKEINNPNYNERVEKKEMAGDVQKIEVTKEQIHQGTLLLVNNQYPVDQDSIKKDIIDLSRHNELITGFGLLTSEMKLSEEIVHQFSKMTVSAEKDGVHHFLISSGFRDFDEQDALYNQMGSDYALPAGYSEHNLGLSLDVGSSQMKMSQAPEGKWLENNAWKHGFILRYPEGKTAVTGIKYEPWHIRYVGVPHSAIMKEKNFVLEEYLDYLKEKKRISINVNGENYMIFYYQISRTTTIEIPANHPYKISGNNIDGVIVTVFLDEEK; encoded by the coding sequence ATGAAAAAGTGGTTTTTTTTATTCGTAATAGGTTTCGCTAGTATTTATTTGTTTCACTATCTCCAAGATGAAAAAGAGATTAATAACCCAAATTACAATGAACGAGTAGAAAAGAAAGAAATGGCTGGGGATGTTCAAAAGATAGAGGTGACGAAAGAGCAAATTCATCAAGGCACTCTACTTTTGGTAAACAATCAGTACCCTGTTGATCAAGATAGTATAAAAAAAGATATTATTGATCTAAGTAGGCACAATGAATTGATAACGGGATTTGGTTTACTTACTAGTGAAATGAAATTATCAGAAGAGATTGTACATCAATTTTCAAAGATGACCGTTTCAGCTGAAAAAGACGGAGTCCATCATTTTTTAATTTCTAGTGGCTTTCGGGACTTTGATGAACAAGATGCGCTATACAACCAAATGGGTTCTGACTATGCTTTACCAGCAGGGTATAGCGAACATAATTTAGGTTTATCACTTGATGTCGGGTCTTCTCAAATGAAAATGAGTCAGGCACCTGAAGGAAAATGGCTGGAAAACAATGCTTGGAAACATGGGTTTATCCTCCGTTATCCAGAAGGGAAAACAGCTGTGACAGGAATTAAATACGAACCGTGGCATATCCGTTATGTTGGTGTACCTCATAGTGCCATTATGAAAGAAAAGAATTTCGTTTTGGAAGAATACTTGGATTATCTGAAAGAAAAAAAGAGGATCTCCATTAATGTTAATGGAGAAAACTATATGATTTTTTATTATCAGATTTCCCGAACAACTACAATCGAAATACCCGCTAATCACCCTTATAAAATTTCAGGAAATAATATCGATGGTGTAATCGTTACGGTGTTTCTAGATGAGGAAAAATGA
- a CDS encoding YafY family protein, whose product MNKTDRLLAIVLELQRKKVVRAEDLATLFEISVRTIYRDIQALSEAGVPIIGAPGTGYSLMEGYFLPPISFTVPEAVSLLIGTDFIKQRFDDDYRVKAQDAGGKIEAILPVSVRNETSRVRKVMRLLISDKQVKQSKEKEYLEKIRRAILDERKISFHYVKRLADSEGDRHSVRTVAPYGLVLVQGSWMLVARCDLRQEIRHFRLSRMTELIVLGERFELPTHFNLREYTPPDDRLLLVRLRFNHDIADKVKESNFHYIEEMEEHQDGLQVVLRVRQHDELVQWVLGWGAAAIVLEPESFRNRIREEAQKMFKRY is encoded by the coding sequence ATGAATAAAACAGACCGTTTGTTAGCTATCGTACTGGAGCTGCAACGTAAAAAAGTTGTACGGGCCGAAGATTTGGCGACCCTATTTGAAATTAGCGTGCGGACCATCTACCGCGACATCCAGGCGCTGAGTGAAGCGGGCGTGCCGATCATAGGAGCCCCTGGGACAGGATATTCCCTGATGGAAGGCTATTTCCTACCGCCGATTAGTTTCACGGTACCAGAAGCCGTGAGCTTGCTGATTGGAACGGACTTTATCAAACAAAGATTTGATGATGATTATCGTGTCAAGGCTCAAGATGCCGGCGGTAAAATTGAGGCAATTCTACCGGTGAGTGTACGCAATGAAACATCTCGTGTACGCAAGGTTATGCGGTTGCTCATTTCTGATAAACAGGTTAAGCAGTCAAAAGAAAAAGAATATCTAGAAAAAATCCGTCGAGCGATATTAGACGAGAGAAAGATCAGCTTTCATTATGTAAAAAGACTTGCAGATTCCGAGGGGGATCGCCATAGTGTTCGTACCGTTGCTCCCTACGGATTGGTGCTCGTTCAAGGATCATGGATGCTCGTGGCCCGTTGTGATCTGCGCCAGGAAATTCGCCATTTCCGCTTGTCCCGAATGACGGAACTCATCGTTCTGGGAGAACGATTTGAACTTCCAACGCACTTTAACTTAAGGGAATATACCCCTCCAGATGATCGACTCTTGCTAGTTCGCCTCCGATTTAACCATGATATCGCAGATAAGGTGAAAGAATCGAACTTTCATTACATAGAGGAAATGGAAGAGCATCAAGATGGATTGCAGGTGGTCTTACGCGTACGTCAACACGACGAATTGGTGCAATGGGTGCTTGGCTGGGGAGCTGCTGCGATTGTATTGGAGCCTGAATCATTCCGAAATCGGATTCGTGAGGAAGCCCAAAAAATGTTTAAACGCTACTGA
- a CDS encoding helix-turn-helix transcriptional regulator: protein MVLKQLDDHQRIKIFNALADEKRIQMIRLLFHESNRPMCSEIGRSLGISKSNGSYHLKILSDAQLVLIEREGVTKYVTLNKEIFDYYLPGFLATL, encoded by the coding sequence ATGGTATTAAAACAATTGGATGATCACCAACGCATTAAGATATTTAATGCTTTGGCGGATGAGAAAAGAATACAGATGATTCGTTTACTATTTCACGAGAGCAATCGCCCTATGTGTTCGGAAATTGGGAGGAGTTTAGGGATCAGTAAGTCAAACGGTTCATATCATTTGAAAATTTTATCCGACGCACAATTAGTACTGATTGAACGTGAAGGTGTGACAAAGTATGTCACGCTAAACAAAGAGATATTTGATTATTATTTACCGGGTTTCTTGGCTACGCTCTGA
- a CDS encoding HAMP domain-containing sensor histidine kinase: MGKAVRSFRSMMVLLFGLSMLLSGTITYLIFRGLQFYYHTYVQFGETLFFYRQILKDTGDINFFLLIFIPLSFLFFYLFTKRYSMYFKEISTGIRYLAQGDFTYRVQLKSNDEFEHIAHDINQASEKLQEAIARGDFSESSKEQLVVNLAHDLRTPLTSVLGYLDLILKEKDLTEEQVRHFLTIAYTKSQRLEKLIDELFEITRMNYGMLPIEQKLVNISELLFQLNEELFPIFEKSNLTVRMNISPDLPILGDGDLLARVFENILTNATYYGYDGQFIDMNGYMEAEEVVVQIINYGDFIPEEDLPHLFDMFYTGDKARTDQKDSTGLGLFIAKNIVEQHNGKIHAESTVIRTMFEVRFPQEIEQM, from the coding sequence ATGGGTAAGGCTGTACGCAGTTTTCGATCCATGATGGTTCTATTATTTGGCTTAAGTATGCTGCTATCAGGAACCATCACCTATTTAATCTTTAGGGGACTCCAATTTTATTATCATACATACGTCCAATTCGGTGAAACACTGTTTTTTTATCGGCAAATTTTGAAAGATACAGGTGATATTAATTTCTTTTTACTGATCTTTATCCCCCTTTCCTTCCTGTTCTTTTATTTATTTACAAAGCGTTATTCAATGTATTTCAAGGAGATTTCCACTGGTATTCGCTATCTTGCTCAGGGGGATTTCACCTATCGCGTTCAACTAAAATCGAATGATGAATTTGAACATATTGCTCACGATATTAATCAGGCGAGTGAAAAGTTACAAGAAGCGATAGCAAGAGGAGATTTCTCGGAAAGCAGCAAGGAACAGTTAGTCGTCAATTTAGCACATGATTTACGTACACCTCTGACCTCTGTTTTAGGATATTTGGATTTAATTCTGAAAGAAAAGGATTTGACGGAAGAACAAGTTAGACATTTTTTAACGATTGCCTATACCAAATCTCAGCGTTTAGAAAAGCTTATTGACGAATTATTTGAAATAACACGAATGAACTATGGGATGTTACCCATTGAGCAAAAACTAGTGAATATAAGTGAGCTGCTTTTTCAGTTAAACGAAGAATTATTTCCGATTTTCGAAAAAAGTAATTTGACCGTTCGCATGAATATTTCGCCTGATTTACCCATTTTAGGTGACGGCGACTTGTTAGCACGTGTGTTTGAAAATATTCTAACCAATGCCACTTATTATGGATATGATGGTCAATTTATCGATATGAATGGCTATATGGAAGCAGAAGAAGTGGTTGTCCAGATCATTAATTATGGAGATTTTATACCCGAAGAAGACTTGCCACATCTGTTCGATATGTTTTATACGGGTGACAAGGCAAGAACGGATCAAAAGGATAGTACAGGTTTAGGTCTATTTATTGCGAAGAACATTGTAGAGCAGCATAACGGAAAGATACATGCTGAAAGTACTGTCATACGAACCATGTTTGAAGTCCGTTTTCCACAGGAGATTGAACAAATGTGA
- a CDS encoding MFS transporter has translation MKMKSKENGLILTLCFIVLSGVMNSILFNVALVDMKGELGVTTSMISWVVILYTLVTAFGSITYSKLASYFQLKTLLIFGVCIFVSGSIIGSITNQYIFVIIARIIQSAGGSSFIALSMIIANQNMTASKRDLALTLISGCLSLGSGIGFLIGGTFTFLWGWHSLFLLMLLVVLTLIGLFLVMPSGYANGKKVTDPFDFIGLFYLLIFVVSFILGVKMNGYLLIITALSVVGLMTHGNRRDLALFVDLSVFGNFAFNRLLVISFVNNAAMVGIVFLFPLLTEQRFHHSAIGTGFILGVISIFAFLTSFIAKKSLHLISSKQLIGYSVIIELLGFLILATFGVRQSVFATLGVFSIYIAFTMMTVAINIEIPQTIEKDKNAMGLGIYNLINFLGMSFGPAISSRILESFSHFSYAFIFFVIILILSMILSLIGSNQLSSKHAKL, from the coding sequence ATGAAGATGAAAAGTAAAGAAAATGGTCTTATCCTAACCTTGTGTTTCATCGTTTTATCGGGTGTGATGAATTCAATTTTGTTTAATGTGGCACTTGTCGATATGAAAGGAGAACTAGGGGTAACAACTTCTATGATTAGTTGGGTAGTGATTTTATATACTTTGGTCACTGCCTTTGGTTCTATTACTTACAGTAAATTGGCGTCATACTTCCAACTTAAGACCTTATTAATCTTCGGTGTGTGTATCTTCGTGAGTGGTTCCATTATTGGTTCCATAACCAATCAGTATATCTTTGTGATCATAGCAAGGATTATTCAATCTGCTGGAGGCAGTTCTTTCATTGCCTTGTCCATGATTATCGCCAATCAAAATATGACAGCATCTAAAAGAGACCTTGCATTAACGTTAATTAGTGGATGTTTATCATTAGGTTCAGGAATAGGATTTTTGATTGGAGGCACGTTTACTTTCTTATGGGGCTGGCATTCTTTGTTTTTATTGATGTTGTTGGTGGTTCTAACACTCATCGGGTTATTTTTGGTGATGCCTTCCGGGTATGCCAACGGGAAAAAGGTGACCGATCCTTTTGACTTCATCGGGTTATTTTATTTATTGATTTTCGTTGTGTCGTTTATTCTGGGGGTTAAAATGAATGGCTATCTCCTTATCATAACTGCTCTGTCAGTAGTTGGTTTAATGACTCATGGGAACCGCAGAGATTTGGCTCTATTTGTCGATCTGTCTGTTTTTGGAAATTTTGCATTTAACAGATTGCTTGTGATAAGCTTTGTTAATAACGCAGCTATGGTGGGCATTGTGTTTTTATTCCCATTATTAACGGAGCAGCGCTTTCATCATTCAGCCATTGGCACAGGTTTTATTTTGGGTGTGATCTCAATCTTTGCCTTTTTGACAAGCTTCATCGCAAAAAAGAGCCTGCATCTCATAAGCAGTAAGCAACTTATTGGATATTCCGTGATCATAGAACTTTTAGGATTCCTGATATTGGCAACTTTCGGTGTAAGACAATCTGTATTCGCAACTCTTGGAGTTTTCTCCATTTATATCGCTTTTACAATGATGACTGTGGCAATCAATATTGAAATTCCACAAACGATAGAAAAGGACAAAAATGCGATGGGTTTAGGAATATATAATCTTATCAACTTTCTGGGCATGTCATTTGGACCTGCCATATCCAGCCGCATTTTAGAATCGTTCTCTCATTTCAGTTATGCTTTCATCTTTTTTGTTATTATTTTAATTTTGTCGATGATTTTATCATTAATAGGATCCAATCAACTATCATCAAAGCATGCAAAATTATAA
- the vanR gene encoding vancomycin resistance response regulator transcription factor, VanR-F/VanR-M family yields MKPISILIADDEQEIADLIAIHVEKEGYHVVKVSDGQEALQVIRSQPIDLLILDIMMPRMDGYELTSLIRKQHNMPIIFVSAKTSDFDKVQGLVIGADDYMTKPFTPIELVARVNAQLRRFMKLNQPQNDHHSILEFGGLVISPEQRTVTLYGENIELTPKEFDILYLLSSHPKKVYSAENIFQQVWGDAYYESGNTVMVHIRTLRKKLKEDARKNTWIKTVWGVGYAFNG; encoded by the coding sequence ATGAAACCGATATCTATTTTAATAGCGGATGATGAACAGGAGATTGCAGATCTGATCGCCATCCATGTAGAGAAAGAGGGGTACCATGTTGTTAAAGTATCTGATGGTCAAGAAGCACTGCAAGTTATCCGGTCCCAACCTATTGATTTGCTTATCTTAGATATTATGATGCCTAGAATGGATGGATACGAACTCACCAGCCTAATTCGAAAACAGCATAATATGCCGATCATATTTGTAAGTGCTAAAACTTCTGATTTCGATAAGGTTCAGGGACTCGTGATAGGTGCAGATGATTATATGACGAAACCATTTACCCCTATTGAATTGGTTGCACGTGTAAATGCGCAATTAAGACGCTTTATGAAGCTAAATCAACCCCAAAATGATCATCATTCTATACTAGAATTTGGCGGCTTGGTTATTTCACCTGAGCAGCGTACCGTTACGTTATATGGTGAAAATATTGAGTTAACTCCTAAAGAGTTTGATATTTTATATTTACTGTCCAGCCATCCAAAGAAAGTATACAGTGCGGAAAATATCTTCCAGCAAGTTTGGGGAGATGCCTATTATGAAAGTGGAAATACCGTTATGGTACATATACGTACGTTACGTAAAAAATTGAAAGAAGATGCCCGAAAAAACACATGGATCAAAACGGTATGGGGCGTTGGGTATGCATTCAATGGGTAA